A region of the Streptomyces durocortorensis genome:
TGCGTGAAGTACGTGTCGTACGCGACGTACACCACCAGGCCGATGAGCGACCACACCAACTGCTGGCCGGTGTAAGCGGCGTTGAACCCGCTGTCCCCGCCCCCGTCGACGTCGACCGCGCCGCCCCACGGCAGCGAGATCAGATACAGCGGGATCGAGATGATGAGGAAGTCGATGAGCCGCGCCAGGATGCGCTTGCCGGGCTCGGCCAGCGGCGGCATCCCGGCCAGCGGGTCGGGCGCCCCGAAGCCGCCGCCGCTGCCGTACGGGTCGTTCGGCGGCGGGGGCGGCGGAGGGGGCGGTGTACTGCCGTACGGCTGACCGTCGGACGGCGGCGGGGGCTCCTGCGGCTTCTTGAGGAACGGATCGTCGTCCTCGGGCGGCTGGCCGGGCGTCGGCTGGTCGTTGCTCATGGGGGCAGTGCATCCCGCCCCACCGGGGCCCGCAACGGCTCAGGTGCGTTCGGGGGACGCGCAGCGGCATACGAGTCTAAACAGGTTTGCCGCCGCCCGCCCGGCCACGCTCTTCCGGAACGCGGTCAGCCGGTCAGCCTGTCAGCCGGCGACGAAGGTGCGGGCCGCCTTGTCGTGCCAGCACTGGCGCCAGGGGCGGTCGAACAGGCACCAGAGCACGTTGACCACCCCGAGGGCGAGGACGCCCAGCACGCCGTAGACGAGCCAGCGGCGCAGGGCCGCGCCCAGCGAGGGCGTGTCGTGGGACTCGATGTCCCGTACGTCGAGCCCGAAGAGCTTCTTGCCCAGCGTCCGGCCCCACTTGGCGGTGGGCAGCGCCTCCAGGAGGAAGCCGAGGAGCAGGAACGCACCGAGCACGGCACCCAGCAGCGCCCCGGTGGTGGCGTCCAGCAGCCAGACGGTGACGGTCTCTCCTGTCCGCTCCGCCGCGGTGATCTTCCGGTCGATGTGATCGAGCGCCTGCGCGGTCAGCGGTACGGCCACCGCCCCGACGGCCGCGCCGAGCACGAGGTTGTCGACCAGCCGGGCGGCGAGGCGCTTGCCGAGACCGGCGGGCCGGGCCGAGGCCTGCGAGCGGGCGAGCTGCTGGAAGGGGTCGTCGACCGGCGGCTTCCAGGGCACGACGGGCTGCTGGTCGGCGCCGGCGCTCTGAGACTGCTGGGGCTGCTGGGGCGCCTGCCGCGGGTCGGGCTGGGCCAGTTGGTGGACCTGCTGCGCCCAGGAGGCCGATCCGCCGCCGGGCCCGGGGGTCAGGGGGGAATGCAGAGCGGCCGGGGCCGGCTCGGGGGCGGTGGACGAGGCCGGGGCCGGCGTCGGGGCAGGGGCGGGAGCAGGGACCTGGACCGGGCCCTGGAGCGGGCCGTGGGGTGTCGCGGGCGGGGCCGGGGCCGGGGTCGGGGCCTGCGAGGTCGTCGGGTTCGGGGCGGCCGGGGCGTTCCGGGCCGCCGGAATGGGCTGCGGGGCCTGCGGTGTCTGCGGGCCCTGTGGGGCGCCGGAGTCCGGCTGTGCGGTCCCGGGGGCCGTGGACCGGCCGCCCGCGCCGGGCGCCCGGATCGTCATCGTGCCCTCGCCGGGGGCGGACCCCGCCTCTTGCCGGTTCGACGGACCGGCCTCGCCGCCCCGGCCGACGGCGCGGATCGTGACGGTGCCCTCGGTGGGCGGGCGCGACCCGGCCGGGCCGGGGGCCCGGTCGCCGCCGTCCCGCATCCCCGGCAGGGCCCCGCCGGTCGGGTCCTGCGCCACGGAACCGCGCGGGTCGACGGGCGGCGAAGCGGCGGCCGCCCTCGGGTCCGCGGGCCGACCGGGCTGCGACGCCGGGGCCCCGGGCTCCGGCGTCGCACCGCCCCAGGAGACCCGACGGTCCCGTTCGCCGCCGAAGCCGGTCTGCCGGGCGGTGTCCGCCTGCCAGACGGACGCGGCCTCCGGGCCGTCCGGCCCGGCCGGGCCGGAGGCGCCGGAAGGGCCGGAGGATGCCGGGGCCGCGTCGTCCTCCTCGTCGAAGAAGATCGGACCGGTCTCGTCCGCGGGGGTCACGGGAGCCGCGGGAGTCATGGGAGCCGACGGAGTCGCCGGTGCCGGGGCCGGGGCCTGGGCCTGGGCCTGAGGACTTCCCGGGGAGCCCGGGGCGGCCTGCTGGGGCGCGGGGCGGCTCGTACCGGGGACCCAGGACGCACCGTTCCAGTACCGGACGTATCCGGGGATGGACGGGTCGGGGTAGTAGCCCTCGCGGGGGCTTTCGTCACCGGGTGCCGGAGTTGGCGCGCTCATCAGCGGGTCCCGTATCTCTTCGAGGCCTCAGGCCGTCCCCGCCGGGCGGGCGGACGGCCTCAATACAAGGGTCCACATCTATCAGACAGCCGCCCGCCCCCGGGCCGGTCCGCCTGTTTGGGACCACTTTCGAGATGACCCGAAGTTTTTTTGAGAAGTCGCGTAATAGGTGGCGGGGAGGGCGCTCTCTCCTTGTGCGGGACGGTCACGGGACCGGCCCACGAGCACCGGAAGGTCGTGCATTCTCATGATGAACATCGTGGAACGTGAGCTGGAGCTGAAGCTCGTCCTGTCCCCCGAGCGGTCCATCCCCGTACCCGCCCGGCTGACGTATCGCACCGACGACCCCTACGCCGTGCACGTCGCCTTCCACATCGGCTCCGAGTCGCCCGTGCACTGGACGTTCGCCCGGGAGCTGCTGGTGGAGGGCGTGTTCCGGCCGTGCGGGCACGGGGACGTACGGATCTGGCCGACGAAGGTCGCGGGCCGCAGCGTGATCTGCGTGGCCCTGACCTCCCCCGACGGCAACGCCCTCCTCGAAGTGCCCTCGGCCGCCGTGGCCGCGTGGGTCGAGCGGACGCTGCGGGTGGTGCCGCCGGGCACCGAGAGCGACCGGCTCGGCATCGACGAGGCACTCGCGGAGCTGCTGGCCCCGCTGCCCGCCGACGACCTGTGGCTGGGCGACCCGTGGTCGGCGGACGAGACGCCGTCGCAGGACGGTGAGGCGTGAGGACCCTCGTAGGAAGCGGGTGTCAGAAGAGCTTGCCGGGGTTGAGGAGGCCGAGCGGGTCGAAGGCGGCCTTGATGGAGCGCTGGAGCTCGATGCCGGTCTCCCCCAGTTCGCGGGCGAGCCACTCCTTCTTGAGGACACCGACGCCGTGTTCGCCGGTGATGGTTCCGCCGAGCTCCAGGCCGAGCGCCATGATCGCGTCGAAGGACTCCCTGGCCCGGCGGGACTCGTCGGGGTCGGCGTGGTCGAAGCAGACGACGGGGTGGGTGTTGCCGTCGCCCGCGTGGGCACAGACGCCGATGGTGAGGTCGTACTCCTCGGCGATGGCTGCCGTGCCCGCGAGCATCGCGCCGAGCTGCGAGCGCGGGACGCAGACGTCGTCGATCATCGTGGCGGACTTGACGGTCTCCAGCGCGGTGAGCGACATCCGGCGGGCCTGGAGGAGGAGTTCGGACTCGGCCGGATTGTCGGCCGGGACGACTTCGGTGGCCCCGGCGGCGGTGCACAGCTCCCCGACGGCGGCGAGGTCCGCCGACGGTTCGGGGGTGTCGAAGGCACAGAGCAGCAGGGCCTCGGTGGACTCGGGCAGGCCCATGGAGGCGAGCTGGTTGACGGCACGCACGGTTGTCCGGTCCATCAGTTCGAGGAGTGACGGGGTGTGACCGCGCTCCATGATCCGGCACACAGCGTCACAGGCAGTGGCCGCCGAGGGGAACTCGGCGGCGAGGACGAGCTGCTGCGGCGGCTGCGGTTTGAGCGCTAGGACGGCCTTGACGACGATCCCGAGACTGCCCTCGGAGCCGACGAAGAGCCGGGTGAGGTCATAGCCGGCGACGCCCTTGGCGGTGCGGCGGCCGGTGGTCAGGAGCCGCCCGTCGGCGAGGACGGCCTCCAGGCCCAGGACGTATTCGGCGGTGACCCCGTACTTCACGCAGCACAGGCCGCCGGACGCGGTGCCGATGTTGCCGCCGATGGTGCACGTCTCCCAGCTGGAGGGGTCCGGCGGGTAGTACAGCCCGTGTTCGCCGACCGCGCGTGAGAGCACCGCGTTGATGACGCCCGGCTCGACGACGGCGATCCGGTCGACCGGGCTGATCTCCAGGATTCGGTCCATCTTGACCAGCGAGAGCACGATGCAGCCGTCCGAGGCGTTGGCCGCGCCGGACAGGCCGGTACGGGCGCCCTGCGGGACGACCGGGACGCGCAGCGCGGTCGCGGTGCGCATGACGTGCTGGACCTGCTCGACCGTGCGCGGGAGGACGACGACGGCCGGGGCGCCCGCCTCGCAGAAGCTCGCCATGTCGTTCGCGTAGGACGCGGTGACGTCCGGATCGGTGATCAGGGCCTCGGGAGGCAGTCCCGCGCGCAGCCGTTCGAGGAGATCGCTCATGATCCAAGCGTGTCACCCGGGGCCAATGGTGTGAACCCGTATGCGCCAGCGATCCCAAGGCGCGGTGTGCTCGTATGACTGACGCACAGTGATGGCCATGGATGTCATGCCCCAGCAGGATCCCGAGTCCCGCCGGCCGCCCGAGCCGTCCCCGCACGACCCCCACGTGATGCCCGCCGAAGGCGCCACCGCCGTACCGCAGCCTCCTCCCAGTCTGCGGACCACCCTGCGCCGGGCCGCGCTCGGGGCGGTCGCCGCGGGGGTGCTGCTGGCCGGGGCGCTGGTGGCGGTACCGGACGGGAAGGACGACGGCCCGAAGGAGCCGGGGCCGGTCGAGCGGGCCGAGGCGGCGGCCGCCGCGGGCTCCCCCGCCGCGCTCTCGGACCTCACGGCGCTGATCGGGGACCGGCAGAAGTGGGTGGAGTCGCACCCCTCCGACGCCCCGTCCTGGGCGACGCTCGGCACGGCGTACGTGGAGTGGGCGCGGCGCTCGGCGGACCCGGCGTACTACGCCCGCGCCGAGCAGGCCCTGAAGCGGTCGCTGGAGGTCCGGCCGGGCGAGGACGGCAACGGGGAGGCGTGGGTGGGGCTCGCGGCGCTGGCCAACGCCCGGCACGACTTCCTCGCGGCGAAGCGGTGGGGCGAGACCGTGCGGAAGCAGCAGCCGAAGACCTGGAGCGTGTACCCCGTCCTCATCGACGCGTACACCGGGCTCGGCGACCGCAAGGCGGCGACCGCGGCGACGGAGAAGTTCGGCGAGCTGCGCAAGGGCGTCCCGGCGCTGGCCCGCACCGCCGAGCTGTACCGGGGCCAGGGCTGGCGCGAGGACGCCCTGGCCACCGCCCGGGAGGCGGCGGACCGGGCGACCACGCCCGCCGAGAAGGCCGAGGCGCTGCACCGTCTTGGCGAGCTGGCCTGGGAGCGGGGCGAGCCGGCGGAGGCGGTGGCGCAGTTCGACGCGGCGCTGAGCACGGAGGCCGGTCATCACGCGTCGCTGGCCGGGAAGGCCCGGGCCCTGGTGGCGCTGGACCGCACCGACGAGGCGCTGGCCGCGTACCAGAGCGCGATCGAGAGGCTGCCGCGCCCGGAGTACGTCCTCGAACTGGGCGAGCTGTACGAGGCGCAGGGCCTGGACGGGGATGCCCGCAGCCAGTACACGAAGCTGCGGGAGATGGTGGCCGCGGCGAAGAAGGCCGGGGTCGACGAGTCGCTGCTGCTGGCCCGGTTCGAGAGCGATCACGGCGACCCGGAGGCGGCGGTGGAGCTGCTGCGCGCCCAGTGGCGGGCGCAGCACCGCAGTGCGGCGGTGGCGGACGCGCTGGGCTGGGCGCTGCACCGGGCGGGCAGTTCGCAGGAGGGCCTGGAGTACGCGGCACAGGCCGTGGGCACGGGCGTGCGGAACGCCTCGTACGCGTACCACCTGGGCGTGATCCAGCGGGAGCTGGGGGACTACGGTCCGGCCCGCCGCCATCTGGAGGAGGCCCTGCGCACCAATCCGGCGTTCTCGCCGCTGGCCGCGCCGCTGGCGAAGCAGGCCCTGGAGACGCTCGGCGACCCGCCGCCGGGCGGCCCCGGCGTCATGTGGGCGCCCCCGCAGCCGCCCGCCCCCGAGCCGAAGCCGAAGACGGAGCCGAAGACGGAGACGGAGACGAAGAAGACCGAGGCCCCGGCTCCGGCTCCCTCGAAGTCCCCGGACCCGGCCCCCTCCCCGTCGGCTTCGGCATCCGCTTCGGCATCCGTTTCGAAGAGTCCGTGAGGCGGACGGCGCAACGGTGAACGCCGCCGCGGTCCGGGGTACTGCCCCGGGCCGCGGCGGCGTTCTGCACCGGCAGCGCGGATCAGAGGTTGCCGCGCTTGGCCTGCTCGCGCTCGATCGCCTCGAACAGGGCCTTGAAGTTGCCCTTGCCGAAGCCCATGGAGCCGTGGCGCTCGATCATCTCGAAGAAGACGGTCGGGCGGTCCTGGACCGGCTTGGTGAAGATCTGGAGCAGGTAGCCGTCCTCGTCGCGGTCGACGAGGATCTTCAGCTCGCGCAGGGTCTCCACGGGCACCCGGGTCTCGCCCGCCCACTCGCCGAGCGTGTCGTAGTAGGAGTCGGGGACGTCCAGGAACCGGACGCCCGCGGCCCGCATGGTGCGCACCGTCGAGACGATGTCGTTGGTGGCGAGCGCCAGGTGCTGGACGCCGGGGCCGCCGTAGAACTCCAGGTATTCGTCGATCTGCGACTTCTTCTTCGCGATCGCCGGTTCGTTGATCGGGAACTTCACCTTCTTGGTGCCGTCGGCCACGACCTTGGACATCAGGGCCGAGTACTCGGTCGCGATGTCGTCGCCCACGAACTCCTTCATGTTCGTGAAGCCCATGACCTCGTTGTAGAAGGCGCACCACTCGTTCATCTTGCCGAGCTCGACGTTGCCGACGCAGTGGTCGATGGCCTGGAAGGTGCGCTTTGCGGGCGGCTCGACCATCGGGTCGGCGGCGACGTAGCCGGGGAGGTAGGGGCCGTCGTAGCCGGAGCGCTCCACCAGGGTGTGGCGGGTCTCGCCGTACGTGGCGATGGCGGCGAGGACGACGGTGCCGTTCTCGTCCTTGACCTCGTGCGGCTCGGTGATGCCCCGGGCGCCGTGCTCGACGGCGTACGCGTAGGCCGCGCGGGCGTCCGGGACCTCGATCGCGAGGTCGATGACCCCGTCGCCGTGCGCGGCGACGTGGTCGGCGAGGAACGTGCCCCACTCGGTGGAGGCCTTGATCACCGAGGTGAACACGAAGCGGGCGGCGCCGTTGGTCAGGACGTAACTCGCGGTCTCGCGGCTGCCGTTCTCCGGTCCGGAGTAGGCGACCAGTTTCATGCCGAAGGCGGTCGAGTAGTAGTGCGCGGCCTGCTTGGCGTTGCCCACGGCGAAGACGACCGCGTCCATTCCCTTGACCGGGAAGGGGTCGGCCTGCCGGGCGGTTTCGGGGCTGGTGTGCAGAGTCTCAGTCATGTTCGAAGGCTCTCCCCACATCGCAAGGTGCGCAATAGTTCGCGTATTCACTGGTCAATCTGCCCAGTCCATCGCCATGATGGCCGGGCTATCTGTACAGGCTGACCATCGAAGGCGGGATCATGGCGATCGATCATCTGGACGGGCGGCTCATCGTGCTCCTGGCACGCGAACCGCGGATCGGTGTCCTCGAAGCCTCCCGGCGGCTCGGGGTGGCGCGCGGGACCGTGCAGGCGCGGCTGGACCGCCTTCAGTCGAATGGCGTCATCCGGGGTTTCGGCCCGGACGTCGATCCGGCGGCACTCGGCTATCCGGTCACCGCGTTCGCCACGCTGGAGATCAAGCAGGGCCAAGGGGCCGACGTACGGGCCCATTTGGGCGGGGTGCCGGAGGTGCTGGAGCTGCACACCACCACCGGCCACGGAGACATGCTGTGCCGGCTCGTCGCCCGCTCCAACGCCGATCTTCAGCGGGTGATCGACCGGGTTGTCGGATTTGATGGCATTGTCCGGGCCTCCACGGCCATCGTCATGGAGAACCCGGTTCCGCTGCGGATCATCCCGCTGGTGGAACAGGCGGCCGAGGACACCGACTGAGCCGAGGGCCGAGGGCCGAGGACCGACTGAGCCGAGGGAGTGCCGTGTGAGTTTCTGGGAGTATCTGAACACCCGCCACCAGCAGCTCCTGACGGACGCGTTCCAGCACGTCAGCGCGGTCTTCCAGTGCATGGTCATCGCCACCGTGCTGGGCGTGCTCATCGGGGTGGTGAGCTACCGCAGCGGCTGGGGCGGCTCGCTCGCCATCACCTCCACGGCGACGGTCCTCACCATCCCCTCCCTCGCCGCGATCGGTCTGCTGATCCCGCTGGTGGGTCTCGGCGTCGCGCCGACCGTGATCACCCTGACCCTGTACGGACTGCTGCCGATCGTCCGCAACTCCGTCGTCGGGCTGCGGGGCGTCGACCCCTCGCTGGTCGACGCGGCGACGGGCATCGGGATGTCCCGGCTGGCCCGGCTCTGCCGGGTGGAGCTGCCGCTCGCCTGGCCCCCGATCCTGACCGGCATCCGGGTTTCCACCCAGATGCTGATGGGCATCGCCGCCATCGCCGCGTACGCCTCCGGGCCCGGCCTCGGCAACGAGATCTTCCGGGGCATCGCCTCGCTGGGCAGCGCCAACGCGATCAACCAGGTCCTCGCGGGCACGCTGGGCATCGTCGTGCTCGCCCTGCTCTTCGACGCCGCGTACGTCCTGCTGGGGCGGCTGACCATCCCGAGGGGAATCCGTGCCTGAGACCGAGACCGATCCCGCTGTCACGACCGCGGACGGGGCCGCCGCCACCTCCGGGGCCACCATCCATCTGGAGAACCTGACCAAGAGGTACCCGGGCAACCCGAATCCGGCCGTCGACAACGTCTCCATGGACATCAGGGCGGGCGAGACCGTGGTCTTCGTCGGCCCGTCCGGCTGCGGGAAGTCCACAACGCTGAAGATGATCAACCGGCTGATCGAGCCGTCCTCGGGCCGGATCAGGATCGGCGACGAGGACGTCACCGACATCGACCCGGTGAAGCTGCGCCGCAAGATCGGGTACGCCATCCAGTCCTCGGGCCTCTTCCCGCACATGACGGTCGCGGACAACATCGCCCTGGTCCCGAAGATGGTCGGCTGGTCGAAGTCCCGGGTGAAGAACCGGGTGGAGGAGATGCTCGACCTGGTGGGCCTGGACCCGCGCGAGTACCACGGCCGCTATCCGCGCCAGCTCTCCGGCGGGCAGCAGCAGCGCGTGGGCGTGGCGCGGGCGCTGGCCGCCGATCCGCCGGTGCTGCTGATGGACGAGCCGTTCGGGGCGGTCGACCCGATCACCCGCGACCACCTCCAGGACGAGCTGATCCGGCTCCAGCACGAGTTGCACAAGACGATCGTGTTCGTCACCCACGACTTCGACGAGGCGATCAAGCTCGGTGACCGGATCGCGGTACTGCGGGAGCGGTCGCACATCGCACAGTTCGACACCCCCGAGGCGATCCTGACGAACCCGACGGACGACTTCGTCTCCGGCTTCGTCGGCGCGGGCGCGGCCCTCAAGCGCCTCAACCTCACCCGCGTACGGGACGTGGGCATCGCGGACTTCCCGACGGTGACGGTCGAGGACCCGCTCCAGACGATCTTCAACAAGCTGCGCAACGGCCCGCACAACGAGCTGCTGATGCTGGACCGCAGGAACCGCCCGTACAAGTGGCTGCGGCGGGGCGATCTGATGCGGGCGCGCGGTTCGCTGGCGCGGGCCGGGCAGCTGGTGCACGACACGGTGACCCGGGACGCCACGCTGCACGACGCACTTGAGGCGGTGCTGACCGACAGCGGGGGGCGGGTCGCGGTGACCGGGCGGCGCGGCGAGTTCATCGGGGTCGTCGACATGAAGACGCTGATGGACAACGTGCAGGAGCTGCTGGAGGCCGACCGGCTGACCGCCATGGAGCACCAGCACGAGCTGGAAGAGCTGCGCGTCCACCAGACGGAGCAGGAGCTGGAGGGGGGTGGCGGCGGAGTATGAGCCCCAGTCAGCCCTCCGGCTCCGGCAAGGGCCCGGCCGCCCCCACCCGGCCGCCGGGCGAGCACGACGTCAAGGGCCACGCGTTCCACGACGAGGAGAGCGACCCCTCCCCCGCCCCGGCCGCGCCCGCGCGCCGGATCACCTGGCGGAAACTGGCGATGATGCCGGTGGTGCTGGCGGTCATCCTGGTCGTCACCTACGTATGGATCACCAACATCCACCTGGACTCGATCGCGGAGAACTCGCTCTCCGGCGGCAATGTGCAGCTGCGCTGGTGGCAGCACGTACGGCTGACGGCGATCTCCACGTTCTGGGTGCTGATCATCGCGATCCCGCTGGGCATCGCGCTGACCCGGCGGCGGCTGCGGAAGGCCGCCCCGGCGTTCACGGCGCTGGCCAACATCGGGCAGGCGACCCCGGCGATCGGTCTGCTGGCGCTGCTGGTGATCTGGCTGGGCATCGGCCCGCGCACCGCGATCATCGGCATCGTGATCTACGCGGTGCTGCCGGTGCTCTCCAACACGGTGGCCGGTCTGCGGGCGATCGAGCCGAACATGATCGAGGCGGCGCGCGGGATGGGGATGTCCGGCCGGGGCGTCCTGATGAAGGTGGAACTCCCGCTCGCGGTGCCCCTGATCCTGGCGGGAGTACGTACGGCCCTGGTCCTGAACGTGGGCACGGCGACGCTGGCGACGTTCGGCGGGGGCGGCGGGCTGGGTGATCTGATCACCTCGGGCATCCAGACGCAGCGGATGCCGGTGCTGATCATCGGCTCGGTGCTGACCGTGGTGCTGGCGCTCCTGGTGGACTGGCTGGCCTCACTGGCCGAACTGGCGCTGACGCCGCGCGGGCTGGAGGAGCGGTGAGGAAGGCGACGTACGGTATCCGGGTCCTGGCGGCCGCGTCCTTGGTGCTGCTGGTGGGCGGCTGCGGGCTGAAGAGCGGTTCGCCGATGGTGGACGACGTGTCGCCGGGGTCGGTCGGCCGGGGCGAGCCGCTCAAGGGCGCGACGCTGACGGTGACCTCGAAGAACTTCAGCGAGAACATCATCCTCGGCCAGATGACCGGCCTGGTGTTCAAAGCGGCCGGGGCGGAGGTCCTGGACCGGACGAACCTGCCGGGCTCGATCAGCGCCCGCGAGGCCATCATCAACGGCGACGCCGACGCGCAGTGGGACTACACCGGCACCGGCTGGATCACGTTCCTGGGCCACGCGGACCCCATCGACGACCCGCAGGAGCAGTACGAGGCGGTACGGGACGAGGACCGGGGCAATGGGGTCGTGTGGCTGCCGCCCGCCCCGCTGGACAACACGTACGCGCTGGCCATCAGCAAGGAGAACAACGCCCGGTACCGGCTGAGGACCCTCTCGGACGTGGCCGCTCTGGCGAAGAAGGACCCGGGCGCGGTGACGATCTGCGTGGAGAACGAGTTCGCCTCACGCGACGACGGGCTGCCCGGCATGGAGAAGGCGTACGGAATGAGGATCCCGGCGGCCAACATCCAGAAGATGGACGCCGGGATCATCTACACCCAGGTCTCCGAGTCCGACTCCTGCCTGCTGGGCGAGGTGTTCACCACCGACGGCCGGATCAAGGCGATGGACCTGGACGTCCTGGAGGACGACCGGCACTTCTTCCCCAACTACAACGCGTCCCCGGTCATCCACGAGGCCACCTTCGAGAAGTACCCGGTGATCGCGGAGCTGCTGGACCCGCTGGCCCGGAAGCTGACGACCGAGGTC
Encoded here:
- a CDS encoding RDD family protein; translation: MSNDQPTPGQPPEDDDPFLKKPQEPPPPSDGQPYGSTPPPPPPPPPNDPYGSGGGFGAPDPLAGMPPLAEPGKRILARLIDFLIISIPLYLISLPWGGAVDVDGGGDSGFNAAYTGQQLVWSLIGLVVYVAYDTYFTHKDGRTVGKRLLKLRVAMLSDGRVPDTNAALTRAVVLWAPALLCCPCLWWLINIVLMFTDKPYRQGLQDKAAKTVVVVVP
- a CDS encoding RDD family protein, translated to MSAPTPAPGDESPREGYYPDPSIPGYVRYWNGASWVPGTSRPAPQQAAPGSPGSPQAQAQAPAPAPATPSAPMTPAAPVTPADETGPIFFDEEDDAAPASSGPSGASGPAGPDGPEAASVWQADTARQTGFGGERDRRVSWGGATPEPGAPASQPGRPADPRAAAASPPVDPRGSVAQDPTGGALPGMRDGGDRAPGPAGSRPPTEGTVTIRAVGRGGEAGPSNRQEAGSAPGEGTMTIRAPGAGGRSTAPGTAQPDSGAPQGPQTPQAPQPIPAARNAPAAPNPTTSQAPTPAPAPPATPHGPLQGPVQVPAPAPAPTPAPASSTAPEPAPAALHSPLTPGPGGGSASWAQQVHQLAQPDPRQAPQQPQQSQSAGADQQPVVPWKPPVDDPFQQLARSQASARPAGLGKRLAARLVDNLVLGAAVGAVAVPLTAQALDHIDRKITAAERTGETVTVWLLDATTGALLGAVLGAFLLLGFLLEALPTAKWGRTLGKKLFGLDVRDIESHDTPSLGAALRRWLVYGVLGVLALGVVNVLWCLFDRPWRQCWHDKAARTFVAG
- a CDS encoding SsgA family sporulation/cell division regulator is translated as MMNIVERELELKLVLSPERSIPVPARLTYRTDDPYAVHVAFHIGSESPVHWTFARELLVEGVFRPCGHGDVRIWPTKVAGRSVICVALTSPDGNALLEVPSAAVAAWVERTLRVVPPGTESDRLGIDEALAELLAPLPADDLWLGDPWSADETPSQDGEA
- a CDS encoding FAD-binding oxidoreductase, which produces MSDLLERLRAGLPPEALITDPDVTASYANDMASFCEAGAPAVVVLPRTVEQVQHVMRTATALRVPVVPQGARTGLSGAANASDGCIVLSLVKMDRILEISPVDRIAVVEPGVINAVLSRAVGEHGLYYPPDPSSWETCTIGGNIGTASGGLCCVKYGVTAEYVLGLEAVLADGRLLTTGRRTAKGVAGYDLTRLFVGSEGSLGIVVKAVLALKPQPPQQLVLAAEFPSAATACDAVCRIMERGHTPSLLELMDRTTVRAVNQLASMGLPESTEALLLCAFDTPEPSADLAAVGELCTAAGATEVVPADNPAESELLLQARRMSLTALETVKSATMIDDVCVPRSQLGAMLAGTAAIAEEYDLTIGVCAHAGDGNTHPVVCFDHADPDESRRARESFDAIMALGLELGGTITGEHGVGVLKKEWLARELGETGIELQRSIKAAFDPLGLLNPGKLF
- a CDS encoding tetratricopeptide repeat protein is translated as MDVMPQQDPESRRPPEPSPHDPHVMPAEGATAVPQPPPSLRTTLRRAALGAVAAGVLLAGALVAVPDGKDDGPKEPGPVERAEAAAAAGSPAALSDLTALIGDRQKWVESHPSDAPSWATLGTAYVEWARRSADPAYYARAEQALKRSLEVRPGEDGNGEAWVGLAALANARHDFLAAKRWGETVRKQQPKTWSVYPVLIDAYTGLGDRKAATAATEKFGELRKGVPALARTAELYRGQGWREDALATAREAADRATTPAEKAEALHRLGELAWERGEPAEAVAQFDAALSTEAGHHASLAGKARALVALDRTDEALAAYQSAIERLPRPEYVLELGELYEAQGLDGDARSQYTKLREMVAAAKKAGVDESLLLARFESDHGDPEAAVELLRAQWRAQHRSAAVADALGWALHRAGSSQEGLEYAAQAVGTGVRNASYAYHLGVIQRELGDYGPARRHLEEALRTNPAFSPLAAPLAKQALETLGDPPPGGPGVMWAPPQPPAPEPKPKTEPKTETETKKTEAPAPAPSKSPDPAPSPSASASASASVSKSP
- the hppD gene encoding 4-hydroxyphenylpyruvate dioxygenase; amino-acid sequence: MTETLHTSPETARQADPFPVKGMDAVVFAVGNAKQAAHYYSTAFGMKLVAYSGPENGSRETASYVLTNGAARFVFTSVIKASTEWGTFLADHVAAHGDGVIDLAIEVPDARAAYAYAVEHGARGITEPHEVKDENGTVVLAAIATYGETRHTLVERSGYDGPYLPGYVAADPMVEPPAKRTFQAIDHCVGNVELGKMNEWCAFYNEVMGFTNMKEFVGDDIATEYSALMSKVVADGTKKVKFPINEPAIAKKKSQIDEYLEFYGGPGVQHLALATNDIVSTVRTMRAAGVRFLDVPDSYYDTLGEWAGETRVPVETLRELKILVDRDEDGYLLQIFTKPVQDRPTVFFEMIERHGSMGFGKGNFKALFEAIEREQAKRGNL
- a CDS encoding Lrp/AsnC family transcriptional regulator, with translation MAIDHLDGRLIVLLAREPRIGVLEASRRLGVARGTVQARLDRLQSNGVIRGFGPDVDPAALGYPVTAFATLEIKQGQGADVRAHLGGVPEVLELHTTTGHGDMLCRLVARSNADLQRVIDRVVGFDGIVRASTAIVMENPVPLRIIPLVEQAAEDTD
- a CDS encoding ABC transporter permease, with the translated sequence MSFWEYLNTRHQQLLTDAFQHVSAVFQCMVIATVLGVLIGVVSYRSGWGGSLAITSTATVLTIPSLAAIGLLIPLVGLGVAPTVITLTLYGLLPIVRNSVVGLRGVDPSLVDAATGIGMSRLARLCRVELPLAWPPILTGIRVSTQMLMGIAAIAAYASGPGLGNEIFRGIASLGSANAINQVLAGTLGIVVLALLFDAAYVLLGRLTIPRGIRA
- a CDS encoding betaine/proline/choline family ABC transporter ATP-binding protein (Members of the family are the ATP-binding subunit of ABC transporters for substrates such as betaine, L-proline or other amino acids, choline, carnitine, etc. The substrate specificity is best determined from the substrate-binding subunit, rather than this subunit, as it interacts with the permease subunit and not with substrate directly.); amino-acid sequence: MPETETDPAVTTADGAAATSGATIHLENLTKRYPGNPNPAVDNVSMDIRAGETVVFVGPSGCGKSTTLKMINRLIEPSSGRIRIGDEDVTDIDPVKLRRKIGYAIQSSGLFPHMTVADNIALVPKMVGWSKSRVKNRVEEMLDLVGLDPREYHGRYPRQLSGGQQQRVGVARALAADPPVLLMDEPFGAVDPITRDHLQDELIRLQHELHKTIVFVTHDFDEAIKLGDRIAVLRERSHIAQFDTPEAILTNPTDDFVSGFVGAGAALKRLNLTRVRDVGIADFPTVTVEDPLQTIFNKLRNGPHNELLMLDRRNRPYKWLRRGDLMRARGSLARAGQLVHDTVTRDATLHDALEAVLTDSGGRVAVTGRRGEFIGVVDMKTLMDNVQELLEADRLTAMEHQHELEELRVHQTEQELEGGGGGV
- a CDS encoding ABC transporter permease — encoded protein: MSPSQPSGSGKGPAAPTRPPGEHDVKGHAFHDEESDPSPAPAAPARRITWRKLAMMPVVLAVILVVTYVWITNIHLDSIAENSLSGGNVQLRWWQHVRLTAISTFWVLIIAIPLGIALTRRRLRKAAPAFTALANIGQATPAIGLLALLVIWLGIGPRTAIIGIVIYAVLPVLSNTVAGLRAIEPNMIEAARGMGMSGRGVLMKVELPLAVPLILAGVRTALVLNVGTATLATFGGGGGLGDLITSGIQTQRMPVLIIGSVLTVVLALLVDWLASLAELALTPRGLEER